The nucleotide window TGTTAAATATTTAGGTTTTATAATTATTTTTTCTTTCTAATTGGCGATTTTGGCATATGGGGTCAGCATGAAACCAACCCCTAGCCTAGGAGGGTTAGGCTATTATGCCTACTTGGAATAAACTACTTTCTTGTTTCCCTTACTTTTTACAATTTCTTTTTTGGTTTCTTTTCTTACACGTGCAACCGAAGGTTTTGTTACTTTTGTTTGAAATATTTTAGCCATTAGTTTTTTCCTCTCTGTTTGTTGATGGGTTAATCATCCATGGATTAACTTTTCTGCCTTTAGATACATCGGTCGGTTCTGGAATTCTAACTTGCCAAACATCTTGTTTATTGGTCTTGATTTGTTTTTTCATCTGTCTCCTTTTCGTATTGTTTAATAATCGACTCAAACTCCTTTTCAAAGAATATCTTCAACAGATGGCTCTGTAGTAAATATTCGGAATACCAAAATTGCATTGCGTCTGGTTCTTGGAATTTATTTATTCTATTCATATTCTCCTTAATCGCTATTAGCAAATTTACCACTTAGCTCCAAAAACTTTTTCAGTATTCCTAAGAGCTTCTTGCCTATCTCTTTCTTCTTCATCTTCAGGTTCTTCTTTAAATTGTTTAAGCAATCTCTTTTCTGATTCTAAGAGTGAACTTCTTATAGAGTTATCTTTATGCTTACTGTCTTCTTTTACTCCTTTACCTAATACTTTTCCATTACCTACTAAATTACATTCTCTATTACCATTACTTGCTATATTACTATTACTATTACCTATGACCCTTTGAAGGTGCTTCGAAGCTCCTTTGAAGGTGCTTACTTCTAATCCAATCAACTGCTCTATTTCTGGAACATTAAACTTGTTGATGTGTTGCTCAATATATTTCATTGCTCCTTTATGTGCAGGGTTGCTTAACTGCAAAGGAATATTGCTTTGAATAAAAAGATAGTCTTTAATCCACACCAAGCCTGAATTGTCATTTGAACAGATATAATGCACCTTTAAATCTTTTAGAGCCTGCTTTATCTCTTCTAATGAAAGACCTGTCATATAAGAAATATGCTTTTCCCTAAGCTCAATAAATCCACCAAGGTCTGCTCTTTCTATTAGATATAAATAAACGAGCTTTGTTGGTGCTGGAAGGTCTGCAAACCATCCCGATTCCCACTTGTCGGTATCAGTAAATCGTCTTTTCATGTTGCATCTCCTAATCTGTTGCTTTCTCGTTCGCTCTTACGCTGACTTGTTATTCGTTTGACATTCCTAGCTCTTAATCCTTTGGCTTCTTGTACCCTTTCATACTCAATCAAATCTCCAGCCTCAAGACACTTAAATGTGTCCTCTAGGTCTGAGAAATGTATGAATACACTTGAGTTATCTTTCTCAAAACAGAAGCCATAGCCTCTAGCCTTTGAATACCAACTAACCTTGTTTCTTTTTCGCTCTGCCATCATTCGCTCCTTGTAAATTATCTCTCTACTTATATACATTCGGTTGTAGTTTTATGGCTCATTTTTGACTTTATATCATTTTCAAGAGCATCCTTTAAATTTCTAAGACCTCGACCCTTGAAATCTATTCTTTCTTTGAGCTTTAGCTTTACATGTCTCCATGTCTCATAAACTGCTCTTCTTCGAGATTCTTCATTTGCCTCAGAACGTCCATATTTCAACGGCTTAATCTTAACTAGACAAATCTTTGAGTTTCCAATCGAAAACTCCATTTCTTGTTCTGCGTCATATAAATAAGAATATCGACTTTGGTCGCTTAAAAGATAGTCAATAGCCTTTGACGTTAATTCACCGTAATCATCCAAAAAGAATCTTCTTTTATTCTTTCGAACTAACTTTCCGTTTCTTTGGTACGCTAGACTGTCCATGACATCTGACAAAAGAGCTTCCTGTAAAGATGTTAATCCAAATCTTTTCTTTGCTTCGTAGTTAAGAAGATATTCAAGGTAGGATGCGTCTCTAGGGTCTGGGGGTAACTCTGGTGTGCTTGATTTCTTATAATCTTTTTCTGCTAGTTCTTTCTGTGCTGCTTTTATTTCTGACAAGTCTTCATCTTCGTGATTAAAGCAATATACTTTATTGCCTTCTTTGTAGCCGCCTTCAAAGTCAGAGACACGCCATTGTCGTTCAATCTTGTCTTTTAATGCTTCTTTGAGTTTCTTGCAAAGAATATATGAACCACCTTTAACACCTGCAATATTTTTCTTTATCCAATAAAATTCTGAACGCTTATACTTTCCTCTGTCATCTTCATGCACAAACTTGAAACATTCTTTATCGATGTTTCCTTGATAAGAACACATTGAACACATTCGTTCACTCATTACATACCTCTCTCTTACAAAGTTATGCCCTCACAGAATTAGTCACCAAATGGTCACCAAAACCATGTTCAAAAACCATGTTTCTATTATTTGAAATTAACTGAATTGGATTGAATTGTATTACTTTGTGGACGAGAAACTACGAATAAGCGGAAATTACGAATAAATACTAAAAGGTGGATGTATACTCCCTCCTCCAGCACCATCTAACATTACTTCTAAATAAAAACCGACGCAAAACCTCACAAAACAAAGCTTTGTTCGTCAACGTAAAAAATATCTTTTAAATTCTAAATTTGTAAAATATCAAGAATGTCTTTAAACATAATTCTTGGATGGGGAGACTGTCTTTTAATTCTCAGACTAACTGGGATTTCTTTAATAAAAAGATTTTTTTTAAGAGCAACTGCGTATAATTCAGGAAAAATAGCTTTTTCCTTTGCTTTTAAATTAAGATCTAAAATCTTCTCTCTGCGCAAGAATACCATTGCAGATTCAAGATCTTTTACATTATTATTTAGAAAAACAGAACATAAGAATCGATATATTGAAAAAATAGGACGCAATTTTATATTCTTTGACGTGTTGGGATCAATAAAGCGAGAAGCAACCAAAATATCGAAATCTCTAATTTTATCTAAAATAGAAGAAAAGCTATCAAGATCGAAAGGCAAGCCTGCGTCTAAATAAACAACAATCGTTCCACAAGATTCAGAAATAAGATCTCGAAAGGTCCTTCCAAAACCTTCATGCTTTCTATGAAAAATACCTTTAACCATGCCATAACGAAAAGAAATTTCTTTTATCAACTCTGTACTTCCATCTCTACTCGCATCATCGCAAAGCAAAATCTCGCATTTCAAACTCATGTTCTTAGCAATATGCTCAAGAGCATCGCAAAGATATCTAATCTCTTTTTCTTGATTATAAATAGGAATAATAAAAGAAATGTCCATAAATTCCTAGATCAGCCTAACTCAAGTTGATCGATAATTTGTTTTTCACACTTTAGTTGTTGCTGTTTAGCAACATCAAAAATATAATCTGACGTCAAAATAGCATCGTCAGGAGACATATCTAAAAGCATCAATCCTGTAGAATAATACGTTTTTTGATTCTCCGGAGAATACTCACACTTTTTCTGCCAAACAACCTTTGCCAAAGCAAAAATAGGATTCTTTTCTTCTGAAATACCAAACTTAACGCTCAATTCTGTTCCAACTTCAAGAAGATCTTTACCAATAATTTGCGCACCGATAGAGCTAATATCTGCAGTGTACGCTTCCCCTTTGATTTCTGGATTTCTTACAGATTCATAAGAAATTTTAATTGATGTCTGAACGCGAAAAAGTTTTCGATGCTCAATTGTTCCCATTTTCCTTGGTCTCCGTTACTAAAGCTTAAATTTTCTTAACCAAAATGTATTATACCTTAAAACTAAAACGAACCAAACAAAAAACAAGCATCTTCGCACACTTAACAAAATTGTTTTTTTCCTCTAATTAAGCTATACTATTTAATATAACAACAGGAGGAAACATGAAAAAAATATTTCTTACTTTCTTACTTATCTCAACGGTATTTACCTGCCAACAGTCTTATGCCCAAAACTTAAAAATAATCACGCTCAAGGATGGATCTATAATTAAAGGTACCGTCGTCGGTCTTAGCAATGGAGAATATTCCGTTCAAACATCCTTTGGCACAATACAAGTAGAAGATACCAATATCGCAAGCATATCAACTAAAGCAGAAGAGCCTGCTAATACCCTTCTCGCTTCAGATGATCAAATGGCTCAATACGAACAACAAATTCTTGGCAACCCTCAAGTCTTGTCCGAGATTCAAACAATCATTCAAGATCCCGAGATCCAAGCAACACTTTCAGATCCTGCATTTGCTCAAGCAGTCATGGCTAAAGATTTACAAAAAATTCAAAATAATCCAAAATTTCAAAAACTCTTAGCAAATCCTAAAATGCAAGAACTTATTGGCTCGGCTAGTCAAATTATAAAATAATCACGCCCTTTTAATTCTTTTCGGTGTTCACGTAACGAAGCTGGCCACATGCAGCACTGATGTCCTGCCCTCTAGCCAAACGTGTCGTTACAAGAATCTTTCTATCCTCTAAAATCTTCTTAAAACGAAAAATATCATCACGACCCATCGCAGAACAGCCAGGAATATCAATTTGATTATACGCAATCAAATTAACCTTGCAAAGCATCCCCTTTAAAAGGCTGGCTAGATTTTCAGCATCCCGATGACTTGCATTTAATTCTTTGATCAAAACATATTCAAAGGTAATTTGCCGCTTTGTCTTTTGAACATATTCTTGACATGTCTTTAAAAGTTTTTCTAAAGGGTATTTCTTGTTTACAGGCATGAGCCTATTTCGAATCTTGTTATCCGATGCATGCAAAGATATTGCCAACTCAATCTGTAGACCTTCTTGCGAGAATTTTTTAATCTCTGGAATTAACCCACACGTAGAGACCGTGATTCGCCGAGCAGCAATACCAAATCCTTTGGGGTCATTAATAATCCTTATCGCCTTTAACACATTGTCATAATTATCAAACGGCTCACCAATCCCCATAAAAACAATATGCGTAATTTTTTTTGATAAATCGTGTTTCTGTGCAGATAAAATTTGATTAAGAATTTCACTACAGCTTAAATTTCGCAACCAACCATTTTTCCCGCTTGCGCAAAAAAGACAACCAAACTTACATCCGACCTGTGTCGAGATACATAGCGTTAGCCTTCCTTTGGCTGGAATCAAAACACTCTCAACATATTGATTTGCGCCAACTTCAAACAAAAACTTAGCTGTTTGGTCCTTGGATATTTGTTTTTTGTAAGGAGAAAAAATAGAGAATGTAAAATCTTGACTAAGCTTTTCTTTCAAATCAGACGATACATTGCGCATCGCATCGAAACTATCTACTTTTTTATCATAAATCCATTTGAAAATTTGTTGTGCACGAAACGATTTCTCACCTACACTTTTAAGGTAAGTAGAAAATTCATCTAAGGTTAGATCTTTAATATCTTTTTTTGTTGTTGAACAACAACGCATGAATTACCGATAACTAAATTTTAATTAACGATCTTTTAGAAAAATTATTCCTCTTCGATAAACTTTCCGATCCTGCGAAAACGCTCATAACGAGCATCTAAGAGTTCTTTTTTGGATAACTTCATCAATTCTTTAACATGAACAATAGCAGCCTTCTTGATGCCTGCAGCCACAGCCTCTGGATCGCGGTGAGCTCCGCCTAAGGGTTCTTCAATGATCTCTTCAACCATTCCAAACTCAAGCAAATTTTCGCCCATAATTTTAAGTGCTAAAGCAGCATCCGGCGCCCGAACGCTATTGCGCCAAAGAATAGAGGCACAGCCTTCAGGCGAAATAACAGAATAATAAGCATGTTGTAAAATAAGGACTCTGTCCGCTACACCAATACCTAAAGCACCTCCGCTTCCACCTTCGCCAATCACAAAAGCGACAATCGGAACTGAAATCCTTGCCATATCCATTAAATTTTTTGCAATAGCCTGCGCTTGCCCTCGCTCTTCAGCACCAACTCCAGGATAAGCTCCTGGCGTATCAATAAAAATGAGAACAGGCAAATTAAACTTTTCAGCTATCTGCATCAAACGCATTGCCTTTCGATACCCTTCAGGATGAGCACAACCAAAATTACGCAAAACATTTTCTTTAATATCACGCCCTTTTTGATGACCGATCACAAGAAATTTTTGCTTATCAATGGTCGCAAAACCAGCAATCATCGCATAATCATCAGCAAACAATCGATCGCCATGAAGCTCTACAAAATCTTCTGCAATTAATCGTATATAATCAAGTGTGTACGGTCTATCTGGATGGCGAGCAATCTGGATGCGCTGCCAAGGGGAAAGTTTTTGATACACATCCACTCTCATCTTGGAAAGCTTATCTTCAAGTTTCTTGATTTCTGGTAATAAATTAGCTTTTTTATCGGAATTAAAACTTCTTAATTCATTAATTTTATCTTCCAGCTCACAAATAGGTTTTTCAAAATCTAATCGACTCATACGTCCCCTTATAAAAATAAAATATTCTTTTTAATCAACAATAGTTACCTTGGTTCCAAAAGGCAAAAGATCATAGAGCTCTTCGACCTCATCATTACGCATACGAACACAACCTGCCGTTACTTGCTGGCCCAACGCTTCTGGCTCTGTTGTTCCATGAATACCATACCCAGGAATATCAAATCCCATCCAACGGGTTCCTAGAACGTTTTTTGGACTGTCTGGAGGAATGATTGCGCCACTTTTAAACCACACAGGATCTATCAATTTTGTTTCGATAACAAACGTCCCCACAGGAGTTGAATTATTTTCTCCCGTTGATACTGTATATGTCTTAACAATATCATCACCCGCTTTTAATATTAACGTATTCTGTGATTTATCGACAAGGACACTAAACTCGCTAGTCCAAATACGCAACCTTTGATTAAGGCGAATTGTGTCATCTTTAAGATTATTGCTTTTCTTGATCAACGCGATTGTACAATTATATTTCTGGCCAATCTTCCCAAGCGAATCACCTTTTTCGACGATGTGAATAACTGTCTGCGGAGTTTGAACGTTGGAAAGAATAATTTTCATGTTCACGTCTTCTAATCTTTTTTGAACATCTTCAATCTGATCAAAATCAAAATGCTCGCTCATCATTTGATCATAAATCGTCTTAGCCTCAAGCCAATCATTATTCTTTTGTAGCTCTACTCCTTTTTCGTAAAGAGCAAGTGCTTCACTTGAAGAAGATCGATTTTTTTTAACAACAGTAGTCGATGAACGAGGAGTCGAAACAAGCTTTAAAATTAAAAGAAAAACAATGACACCTGCAACAATCAATAATTTCTTTTTCACAATCACCTCTCTAAATTAAACCCATATTTTTTATTAAGAATTACGGTATCTACGATTTAGATTTCAAAACACAATTAAAACTACAACTTATAATAAAGAAAAATAGAAACAACAAGCCCTAAAACTGATCCAGCGAATACCTGAATAGGTGTGTGGCCGATAAGTTCTTTAAAATATTGAGGTTCAACCTTACCGCGCCAATAAATATCATCCAATATTTTATTAAGAATTTGTGCCTGCTGGCCTGTTGCCCAACGAACACCTTGTGCATCAAACATCGTCACCATTGCAAAAACAGCCGACAAAGCAAATGTTACAGAATCAAAGCCTAAATGAATTCCACAAGTCGTAGCTAGCGCAGTAACACCAGCCGCATGACTCGATGGCATTCCGCCTGTTCCAATAAACCACTTAAAATCAAACTTTTTTTGATTAATAACGCCTAAAATAACCTTGATTGTCTGCGCAAGAATCCAAACAAGAAGCGTAACCACAAAAACTTTATTGGAAATAACTTCCTGAATAACGCTGTTCAAAATTTCCCCTTTTTTAAAATTCTCTAAAAACCATTGATATTAATTTATCATTATAGATTTTAGCCCTTTAAAAAGCAAGGTCTTTTCTCGCCTTTATATATCATTATAAACTATTTCTATTAATAATAGTATTAAATGCAGATTTTCTTAAAAAGTTAAGATTTAGGAATTTGATCGAATAAATCTTCTGCACTTGAAAGATTTATAACAGGGATAATGCTGATAATAGTAGGGATAAAACCTGGAATCTGATCAGGAGAAATCTGATCTAACCCTTCTGGAGAAGAAAAATCCAACATATCACCTTGAGTCTGAATATCAAGACCTTGTGCATCCAAACGAATACCGCCAACTTCAGAATCTCTTGGCGTGAAAGTATTTTTTGGCATTATGTCAATAATCGAGGATCCTTTTTGCAAAGATGCATCACCACCGCCAGAATTTTGCCCGATTTGATCCTCATACTCTTCTGTATAGGCTCCAAAAATTCGCACATCTCCCCCGCCAGAAAGAGCTTGTTTAAGTTCAGATAGTATATCTTTATAATTCTCGCCGTTAACCTCATAATAAACATTGCCTGCTTCGAAAGCAGAAATCAAACTATACTGAGGAGGATAACCATCTCGATATTCGGGATAATTTTCTTTTATCACTTCATTAATTTCATCAATTTTTTCTTTATAATCTGGATCAACTAGCTCTCCATCCATATCATAAAAACGTTTTGTTGTTCCTGCTTTCTGATCAATGACAATAACTTCTTTAAGAAAATTATTTTTTGTTTCAGATTGAATCGATCCACCATCTTCTTGCTTCACACTTCCTGTAGCGCCTGGAACAACTTCTACGTCAAATTCTATAATTCTTCCGGAAGGATCAACAAAATAAACTTTTTCAGGAACAAAACCATCTTTAATGGGAACAATCTGATCTTCTTTAATTAAATCATCGAGCAGCGGATCAAGAGCCTCAAAATAATCACTTTTTTTACTCAAATAAACCATTTTTGAAATATCTCCTGCGCTGCTCATAGACAGCTGAGCAAGAAGGGAAAGAGCTCTCCCATAATGGTTCATCGAAAATAAGCGAAATTTCTCAATATCAAAATCTAATATCTTATCTTTAATTTCTTCATTAGTCATTTCATACATCTTTGAAATATCTTGACCAAACGATCCCATCAATTTTAAATGAATTCCTTTTTCTTTTATTTTCCTTAACGTTGTTTTAAAATCATCCCCTCCAGACAAATCTGTCGTCATCAAATCACCTAAAACCCCCAGCACTGGAGTCGCTTGTGTATGCTGATCCATGGAATTAACAAGCATATCCACTGCTTGGTCTATTGCCTGAAAATTTGGCGTGTTGCTTCCTGGCGTGATCTCATTATCAAGAGCCTTAATCTGCTCCTTAAGATTATACGTATTAATGCTTTTCACTTTGCCATCTGCAATCACGACTAATCCTGGAATAATACACGTCTCATGAAGAGCAGTTAAGCGTTCCTTTAATTTTCCGAGATCTCTTTTAAACTTACTCTCATAAGAACCGCTTGCATCAATGACTAAAACAAGAGTCTTCTTTTCTTTATTCCTAACAATAGGCACTTCTGATTTTTCTGCAACAACGTGAAGCGTTCCTTCTTTTTTACCCAAAATAGAAGAAGGAACAAGAATTTCTCCTGTTTCAGAATCAATATTTAAAGCTCCTCCTTGTTTTATTTCTCCTTCTGCTCTTGCTGTTTCCAACAAACGATCGAACTCAGATCCTTCTTCTTGACCTAATTGAGTTCCATCCGCTCGAAAAGAAAAAGATCTTTTTTCTCCTAAAAGACTAACCGTGAGATCTTTAGGCGCTACATTCTCCGGAAAACTTATAGAAAAAATAGGTTGTGCAGTCTTAAAAACCTGATCCCCAAACCCTTTATAATCAGACTCTTGAATATGAACATGTGGAGCATTATATTCTCGCAATATCTTAATCAAAGGCGGCGTTTTCCCTTTGTCTCCTACATTCAAAATATAAATTTCTTGTCCCTTTTCTCCAGCCTGATCAATAATCTGGAAAATGTCTTTTCCGCCTACTCTAAGGGCAAGAATCTCATCTGCAGATAAAGGAAAATTTCCATCTGTTGCATAATCTTGCCAGGCATCTGTTGGAAAATAAATAAGAGCACCTTCAGGCTGACTCATGCTTAAGCTATCAAGCTTTTCAATAAAAGGCGTATTCCCATAACCTGCTTTTCTTAAGAAATCTGATTTCTCTAAGAAATCTAAGAGTTCCTGAGGACTCATACTCTCAGGAATT belongs to Candidatus Omnitrophota bacterium and includes:
- a CDS encoding cold shock domain-containing protein, with the protein product MAERKRNKVSWYSKARGYGFCFEKDNSSVFIHFSDLEDTFKCLEAGDLIEYERVQEAKGLRARNVKRITSQRKSERESNRLGDAT
- a CDS encoding glycosyltransferase, with the translated sequence MDISFIIPIYNQEKEIRYLCDALEHIAKNMSLKCEILLCDDASRDGSTELIKEISFRYGMVKGIFHRKHEGFGRTFRDLISESCGTIVVYLDAGLPFDLDSFSSILDKIRDFDILVASRFIDPNTSKNIKLRPIFSIYRFLCSVFLNNNVKDLESAMVFLRREKILDLNLKAKEKAIFPELYAVALKKNLFIKEIPVSLRIKRQSPHPRIMFKDILDILQI
- a CDS encoding PilZ domain-containing protein, producing MGTIEHRKLFRVQTSIKISYESVRNPEIKGEAYTADISSIGAQIIGKDLLEVGTELSVKFGISEEKNPIFALAKVVWQKKCEYSPENQKTYYSTGLMLLDMSPDDAILTSDYIFDVAKQQQLKCEKQIIDQLELG
- the rlmN gene encoding 23S rRNA (adenine(2503)-C(2))-methyltransferase RlmN, which codes for MRCCSTTKKDIKDLTLDEFSTYLKSVGEKSFRAQQIFKWIYDKKVDSFDAMRNVSSDLKEKLSQDFTFSIFSPYKKQISKDQTAKFLFEVGANQYVESVLIPAKGRLTLCISTQVGCKFGCLFCASGKNGWLRNLSCSEILNQILSAQKHDLSKKITHIVFMGIGEPFDNYDNVLKAIRIINDPKGFGIAARRITVSTCGLIPEIKKFSQEGLQIELAISLHASDNKIRNRLMPVNKKYPLEKLLKTCQEYVQKTKRQITFEYVLIKELNASHRDAENLASLLKGMLCKVNLIAYNQIDIPGCSAMGRDDIFRFKKILEDRKILVTTRLARGQDISAACGQLRYVNTEKN
- a CDS encoding acetyl-CoA carboxylase carboxyltransferase subunit alpha, translated to MSRLDFEKPICELEDKINELRSFNSDKKANLLPEIKKLEDKLSKMRVDVYQKLSPWQRIQIARHPDRPYTLDYIRLIAEDFVELHGDRLFADDYAMIAGFATIDKQKFLVIGHQKGRDIKENVLRNFGCAHPEGYRKAMRLMQIAEKFNLPVLIFIDTPGAYPGVGAEERGQAQAIAKNLMDMARISVPIVAFVIGEGGSGGALGIGVADRVLILQHAYYSVISPEGCASILWRNSVRAPDAALALKIMGENLLEFGMVEEIIEEPLGGAHRDPEAVAAGIKKAAIVHVKELMKLSKKELLDARYERFRRIGKFIEEE
- a CDS encoding L,D-transpeptidase family protein yields the protein MKKKLLIVAGVIVFLLILKLVSTPRSSTTVVKKNRSSSSEALALYEKGVELQKNNDWLEAKTIYDQMMSEHFDFDQIEDVQKRLEDVNMKIILSNVQTPQTVIHIVEKGDSLGKIGQKYNCTIALIKKSNNLKDDTIRLNQRLRIWTSEFSVLVDKSQNTLILKAGDDIVKTYTVSTGENNSTPVGTFVIETKLIDPVWFKSGAIIPPDSPKNVLGTRWMGFDIPGYGIHGTTEPEALGQQVTAGCVRMRNDEVEELYDLLPFGTKVTIVD
- a CDS encoding divergent PAP2 family protein; this translates as MNSVIQEVISNKVFVVTLLVWILAQTIKVILGVINQKKFDFKWFIGTGGMPSSHAAGVTALATTCGIHLGFDSVTFALSAVFAMVTMFDAQGVRWATGQQAQILNKILDDIYWRGKVEPQYFKELIGHTPIQVFAGSVLGLVVSIFLYYKL